The DNA window TCACTCTCCCCACTTCCAAAAAAGAATGTCTGAGCTTGGCTCAACCAGGCCAAGCCCCGCTAGCTCGCTTGATAAGCTGATAGGCAAAACTCGAagcaagctgaagctgcaagctgaagctgcaagctTATTTCCAGCTTCGCAAATCCCATTGGCCAGGGCCGTTTTATTCATTCTGCAAAGGCTGCAGCCATGCTTTTGACGTGCCGCATTCCGGCTGAATAGGTGCATGAGGCCTTCGGAACTCTCTGCACTCCAGTATGCAATGTGATGATCGCCTTATCGATAGGAGAGATGTCGCTGGAAGATCGCTCAACGTCACCTGCCTACATTTACTCAGATAACTTGCATATTCAGTCACTCACATTCACTATGCAGAATCGAGCCATTACTTAAGAACAACACACAGATTGTCATATTTTCTCCtactcatcctcttccttcacCTCTCGACAGCTACCTACAGCTCAACATCCATACCCATGCTCCTAGCTCTATCAAAATCCCCCCTTCTTTCCATCCACCTCCTACCCCCATCATCAACTCTATCCACATCTACCCCATCTACCCCATCCGCACCAACATCTAACATCTACTTGCTCCAACTTCCATCCAGCGAATTACTTATAGGGAGGTGGTAACATCAATCGCAAGACACGCAAGGAAAACGGCCAAGCCCGGGCCTTTGCTTCTAGAATGtacagaaaagaaaatgaaaaagaaaatgaaaagaaaacaagagtATGAGTCCAATATGTCCAAACAGAGATATCGACGCCAAGCTATGTTGTGAGGCCAAGATAACGAACACGTATCTAGGCGTCCAGGCTAGCTCAGGTCGAGATTGCGATGCGTAGTGATTCCTTCAAAGGAACCAGCGCTTCCGGCAGTACAATGTCTATTACGAACACGCGAGTTTGCTCTGCTCCGGGCCGCGAGGAATATAAAACAAAAATTGAGAtagtgagagtgagagaaaATTAAAGCGGCATGCCGCTGAGAATACCGCGCCCAAAATAGATTCGAGGATATAAGCCGACCAATtcatcaaaaaaaaattaatttcGCTCAAAAGACTTTGCTCCATGATCATGTCGTTTGACTCACACCCGTGAATTCTCACCAAGGTTGAGCCAGCTCATGTCATTCGATGTCGACGCCGTGGCAAGCTTAGGCTGCTTGCTTACGCCCAGTCCTTGGGGCTGGGCGCTGGATACTATGCTGGGAGCATATGCACTGCTCGGAGCCCGGTTGGCACCCCAGGACTTTCCGGCATGCGTGGGATCCCACGACTCTTGGATACTCTCAGGAATGCCGCTTGAATAGCCCGACGACGTTGCTGAAAGTGCCGAGACTGCTGAGACAGGCCGCTCAATCTTTCCCGCCATGCCCTCTTTCCAAGGGATATCCGGGTAGGATGAAACCACAGGGCTTCCCGTATTGACTCTGTTCATCCCAGGAGGGGCTTCAAAGTTGAGAGGCGGAACCGTGGCTGAATCCTGCGTTGCTCTGGCATTACGTGTGGTAGGTGCTTGTGAGTAGTGAGACTGTGAGTAGTGAGAGCTTCGGTCCGATACTACCGTGGCTCTTTGTGCGGATACTTGTGCGGGTGCGGCGGGTGCGggtgcttgtgcttgtgcagGTGGCTGTGACGCTCCATATCCGAGAATGTTCAGCGCACTTCCTCCTGACCAGTATTTATTCCAGCCCGAACTTCTTCGAGtgccatcatctgctcctGCAAGCCCTTCTTGAGGTCGAAGCTCGGCGGCTGAATCGTCAAAAGGATCGCCCTTCTCGTCAGAAACGGAAAGAATAGGGGCCTGCTGTGGTTGGAGAATTGGCTTGCTAATCTGGCTCTTGAAATCGTTGCTGAGCTTTCTTGGCTTGTGCTGGCCCACGCGGCCCATCAAAATCGCCATTGAAGAGGTTGACTCTGAAGATGCCGTGTGCTGGTGGCCTTGGAACTGCTTTGTCACTTGTGGGGGAAGAGTACCTTTCGCAAACGTGCTCTGCGCAAAGACAGCATTGTTCTTTTCGTTGATAGGAggcgtctttggctttcCGGTTTCAGGGTGGAGCTGTTGCCTTCTGCGGCagcgaagaaggagaagaataagaccaagaagcgcaaggaATCCAGCAATGGTTCCGAGAGTGATGCCAAGAATTGCGTTGGAGCTAGGACCAGAGTCGTCACTCGCACTGCCGCTACCAGTTGGGAGGGCAGGGACAGACAAGTCAGATACACCAGCGGCTGCAGTCCCCGTCGCGGTGCCGGTGAATGAACCGGTAAACGAACCAGTTGTCGAAGGGGAATCCGTGGTCGCGGTCGAGGTGGAGTGTGTTGTCGACGTGTGCCGCGTGCTGGAGGtcgtcttggtcttggacgCCGtagttgttgttgatgatgaagaaatatCTTGAATGGATATCTGCTGATCATCCAACAGAGCCTTCGCATCGACCCAGCCATTCTTGTCGGCATTGAAAATAGCAAGTGGAACCTGATCGTTTCCACCAGAAAAGACTACAGTGCCGTCGGGTGCCTGGGCCACGGCGAAATTTGTTCGAGTGGTAGTGGGGGCCAATGTTGAGTTGTAGTCGGGCCAGTTGCCCAGGGTCAACTCGCGCTGCTCGATGCTGCGTGCAGCAATAGGAGCTGAGCTGGGGAGGGGATTGCCGGCAGCATCTTGTACAATGGTGCGGGTGACGGCGTTGGGAGACTGTGACAAGTCAAAGGTATAAAGACTCTTggatccatcatctccagaaATCAACGCAGCAGTCACCGAGCCTGAAGCCGTGTTGAGTGGCTTTGACAAGCCGGCACCAGAGTATCTCCAGCCGGCTTGAGGGTTGAACCAGTAGATGTTGCCGTCGACGCCGTCACCGCTCATCATGGCAGCATCACTGTTGGTCCAGCTCGTAAGGAAGGGAGAAATGGCGGGCGTGGCGCTGGATTGAAACGAACGAGCTGCGTACGGCTCAGAAGCCTGGATGGTGAATGTTTGTGAGGAGGGACCAGTGCTGCCGTCTTGACTACCGGCGTAAACCAAGATGACATCGTCGGCCTGGATATAGGTGGCTCCGTGGTGCAAACGGTTCTGCGTGACCGGAACCGAAGGGGTGATGGTTGTCCAGTTGCCCGTTGAAAAGGTGTATTTTTGGAGCCCATTATAGTCGCCTGCACCGGTTCCTCCAACAATGAAGAGGGCGGCATTGGCAGCATCATTGGGGTTGGTTTCGACGCAAGCCCCTCCAGTCACTGCCACTCCCTCAGGTAGCTTCTTCCATTCCGCGCCGCTTTCCAGAGACAGGGACAAGAATCCTTGGGGTGAGTATGAATAAAGCGTGTTGTCATAAATGACAGAGCACGAACCGTCCAAAGACGAAGGGGGTTTCGGTAAGGACATTGCTCTTCGATGAGGAATCACAAGGGCAGCGTTAGGACGATATCAAGATCTTTTTCGGTGTGATGTAGAAATCGTTTCCTATAAGCGCATTGCGGTGATACTGGTTCTGAACGTAGAGCTTCTCTAATTCCGAGAGGCGATTGTTAGCTTGGCAACGAGGGCACTGCCAGGTCGTTGCTGTTAGAGGTTGTGTGTGAAAATTGGTGAATAGAGAGGGCCCGTGATCCAAAAGTGAGCGTCGATCGGCGGGTAAACAGCTAAAAATGAATGGCAGTCGTTACAAAAGTAGCGACAAGAACGTATGATAATACGGTGAAAACAATAACGAATGTATCTAATAAGCAGGCGTGCGAGAGTAGTTTCTGTAAAGAagacgtttttttttctgtttttttcaaAAGAGCGAATAGTGGTAGTGGTGACAGTCTCGATCTAGAGGTCTAAAAGCGCAATCGTGGCGAGTCGTCGAAAATGGTGCGTGCAGGCAGGTTTCCGttgagcgagaagaggcaaGGCCGTGTGTCGGGAAGATGGACCAGGCGAATCAACAAGTGAAGAGGCAAATCAACGTTTTCTCAACGCTCTCGTTCCAGACGTGTCAACGGCGAAGATTCCAGAATCGGCAACGAATATCTTGGTGTTTTTCGGAGTcggaaggagaagagaaggcgaaAAAGAGCGGCGCGATAGACAGGCAAAGGACGCAAGGGAGAAAGTGCAACTCGGCCAACAAGTGGAAATCAACGGCcggcgaagctgctgctacggcGTCTGCAAGGCAGGTCAAGGCGAAGACGAACGCAAGCacgaaaagaaggaaaggggaaaaagcCACCAAGCCACAGGTAAAGGGAAGACAGAGAGGCGAAAacgaggaggcggaggaggaggattaGAGAGAGCGACAGAGCGAGAAGCTGCGTGGGCTGCACAGAATCTGCTGCGACACCACCCCGGTCGCATcgcaggtaccggtactcGCTGCCCGTGCCTGGCCGATGCTGGCGCTCAGGTACCAGGCCGGCGCACCTCGCACGCTGCAGCGGACGAACGAGCCTCCCCCCTGCCCGTCCTCCAGCGCCGTGCCCTGCGTCCTACCCTGCTGGGCTCTAGCTCTCGGCCAGCGGAACCCGCTTTGAGACACGAGGATGGGCAGGAGGCGCTGCGCATGGAGCGCAGGTACCGCTACAAGGCCGAGCCGGGGGGGGATCGCTGGTGTTTTGCGGTGCATCACGCTCGCGTCGTCCAATCAGCGGGCGCAGGTGGCGTTCCATCGGCGCAGCCCCGGGGTAGGCCCCAGGTTTCAGCGGACGTCATGGTACCTGGAATGCAGTGGATCGAGGCATTAATGACAGGTACTGCTCGGCTCCGGGGTACTTGCAGAGGACCCGGGCGTGCTAGCAAAGCCCCTGCCTTGCGCCAAGATTCGTTCCTGAAGTGACACCTTTTTTTTAGGTGGAAAAAGGGGTAGCCGCCAATCACGCCGCCGGCTTCAAGTGCCTTGGCGCCTGCAGAGCTACGAATAGCTTAGTGCTAGCAGTGCTATGCGAGTGCTATGCAAGTGCTCTCCTCGTACCAGCATAGCGGCTATTAGCAGGTGCTGTATGAAGCGTTTCCGCTTCCATCCCATGCACGAAGCAGACCATCGAATGAGGGCTCGGTCAAGGAGGGGAAGAATAAGCACCTCCATATAAGCAATTTCAGTCGGTCGTCTTACGGGCTAGCACCagctttattttcttatttttctttctggttTCTTTAGTATGCTCGTTCATCTTCCCTCTCGTGCCCAACACGGCTCGATGGACCCTGAACCACAGCCTACACCAATgacatcagcagcagcgccctTTCCCACCTGTGGGCTTTTCCATCTCACCCAGGCAGCCCTCGCTTGAGCGCGATACTTGGCATCAATTGCTACAAGAATGCGCATTTCCATTCCCCCCCAAATTGGCGGCAACCCTGGCACCTCCGTATCCGCACTCTACCAGAGACGCAGATGCCGGCAACGGCTCATACGAGGGCTTGGGAGGGCATTGAATACGGGTAAATGCTGGCGCCTGAAGTAATTACCAGCCCTGGCCCAGAGTAGCATTCGCTCGAATTGGCCCGCAACGATGGTTTGGGCGTCCCGTACACTTGAATAATGCCATCTGTACTGGTACAAGCGCTGTATCAGCCAACAACTCGCTCAAGTCGCGAGCCACAGACTAAACACAACCCACGATGGGCACGAGCTACTGTAGCTATCCTCACACGAGAAAGGCCCCTCTGCCCCCCCCAAACGACCGCACTGACTGTCACCTAGCACCAAGTTCGCGCCCGTGAGCTCTGCCTCAGGTGCAGCCGGACTGCCGACGGACtgagcatcgccatcacctcCACATCGCCCTGATGCTGCGCCGCTGAGATTGCAGTGCTGCCTTTGACCAAGCAATGGCATCATACAGTACTACAGCACGGAGTCTTTGGCCCATCTTCTGTCAACACCGCAGAGGCATGACATCGGGTCCTGGCTGGGGACTCTCAGACCCCTGGTGATCGCTTGCAGTCCAGTCCCTCATCCCCACCGGCTTCAATCACTGTGAAACGCGCTACCAGGGATGCACCCTGGCTCTGCATTGTTCGACTCCCCTAACTGGACCCGGCCATCTACGACCATCACTCCGCCTGCATCGGATTTGAGTCCTGGCCTGGGCTGGACTGCGCGTCAATCACGTTTGCTGCAGAGAAACAAAAGCGATTGACCGATTGGGGATTGGACGGGTCAAGTGCTAATAATGGAGTAGTGGGAGGTCCAAGTCGAGTTGGTGATTAGTGACCTATACCTTCTTTGGATACGCAGACCGATTCAATCATTCATGTCGAATATCCTTCGGATATCTGCGATCGGTGCGATACACAGCATGAAGATCTGGACTAGAAGCAGTAGCAACAGCACCACTGCACAAGAGTGACTAACAAAGAAGGGAGCACTGTACGCAGATCCGAGTCAGAACGAGGGAGTTTTCTTAGTGTCTACTTGGGAACCTAAATAACATAACATACTGCTCCCTTGGAATGGCTGGGTGTAAGTTGAGCCGCGATGCAGCTCATGAAGAGTGATGAAACGACCAGCCTCTCATCCAGCATTGAATCACGAACACAAGTGATTTATTGTCTCATTTACCAataaagacaaagaaagttttatataaaaaaaaaacaagactGGAtcggagaaaaaagagggagaaaaaaaggtggtCGATCGACATGTATAGGGTAGGAATTACATGTTGTTCTCAAGACCGACTGATTGCCCGCTAGAACTGCTGGTGTAGACGCTCAAACAGCAACAGGCTCGTGCTCACTTAGGCGTAAACAATTGCTCGTATTTGCCCAGCTCCAGTTCTTTATCATACTGTATAGGCTCGGTTCGTATACAAGCATGTGCGATAATGTAGGGGCTGCTCGGAACAGGCAGCTCAAAATTACATCTGGGTGCTCGTATAACCAATCATTTGTTACTATTGCTATTCCTGCTCAAACCACCAGAGCTCGATTGAAGGCAGAGCTACCTGTACATCACATAAAACACCTCGTGTCTACAAGTAACCTCATCGCTGTTTAAAGCGGCCGCACAAACAGGAACAAAAAGGCATCTTGACAACCCCCCCTGTTTGATGATATTGCGCGTGGTCTTGGCATTGAGCCGCTGTACCCAGCGACTTGCGTAACGCTCCCTTGGCTTCATCTTAAACCCGCGCGGATAGGAGGTTTCAAGCTGtgaatttcttctttccgcTCTGATTGATTGGTTGGAAAGGGCGAATTCCAAAACTGCCACCAAGTTTGTATTCCAACACTTTACCTACATATACGTACAAGTAGGTACTTGAGTAGAGGTAGGCAATGCCACTAGTATCAAATGTTATTCCCTAAACACAAAAAGTTGCAACATAGAATTATTATAATCAGTCACGCAGCagccatgttttttttttttaaacaacACAAAATGGGCTTTactcatttttttttgtatctaATTGTTCCCAACACTCCTCCCCATGCAGGcatttttttgttcttttgtcttGCCCGCAACTATTATGGACCTTGCTCGgtcatctctctctccctttttccgTACACGTACACGTAATAAACGAAGCCCCCTACCTCCAACAGTACCAATCTCTATAAATATCCGACCCATAAAACGACAGAAAGCTCCATACAAGCTCCATTTCTCCTGCCAATCCATTCTATCTAACCGCTCAGTGTGGGAATTGCCTAATTCAGAACGACGTGAGATAGCCTTTCTGCTAGGTGGCTGTGGCAAACGCTTCTGGTGGTAGTTGTGactgtagaaaaaaaaacatgtgaGCTCCTAGTTTCGAGTAGCGCTAGGTTCTAAATGATGAATTGTAACATACCTTCTTCTCATTGAAGATGACTAAAGCTTTGCCAAAGTCCCATTCGACCTGTGACAGACACATCTCTGAGTATTGTGGAACCATGCCTGTTTGCTTTGACAGCTCGGCGATCATTGCTTGATGTTGATTTGCTGTATCCGTGGGAGCCGATGATGGTGCCACGAAGACGTTCGGGAGGGGGCTGAATGCTCGCAAGGATAGCATGTCGCTGACGACTCGAATCTGGGCAGAACCGGATATGCCCGGCGCCAGCACAAAGGTGCGAGAGAAGCTTCGCTTGCCACTCAGTCCTGATTTCTGGTCGTATTCCTCGAATTCGCCATGAACGGCAATGATCAAGCCGTCCACGCCCAGCTGGCTTTGGCCTGTGGGGTCCGCCAAGCCCGGCAATGGATGGCAGTCCATGATGTATTTGCTCAGCTCATCCTTCATATTGGGATGCTTAGTCATAGGAAGGTCTTTCCACAAGTTGTAGATAGCGTTTGCGCCCTTGACGAGTCGCTGTGATCTAGCATGCAAGGTTGTGATTTTTTGGAGGTTGCGAGATGATTTGATGTAGGCTGCCCAAGGTAAGGGAGGCGGTGCGTTCGGGTCTCTGACAGAGATGGCGTCAACGGCCAGGGAAAATTGACTACCAGCGTCGTATAGTCTGGACGTAAGTGCCTCGCGATTGCTGTCGTAGGCTGCGAAAAAATCGAGTAGGAATTGCTCGCCAATGCCGTTGACATCCCGGAAATCAGGGCCGCTCTGTGGGATCGGTTTTGGTTGACGGGCGGCCTCCTGCTCGGCAATCTGCTGTGCAGTACGAAGCTCAATCCCATTGATGATTCGTAGTTTGGGGAACCATTCCAACAAAGTCGCTTGGAAATTAGCATCCGTCGCCTCAATTGGGTTCCCAGTTGTATACAAGGTCTCGAGCTCTTTGAATGTCCCCTTCCATCGCTTGAGTCCCTCCATGTTGGTAATTTGATTGCCACTCATGTCAAGGTTCTTTAGGTGTGGGAAGGATGATGCCACCGACTCGACTTGAATAACATCGTCAATGCTGTTATTGGCAAGACTGATGCTTTCAATAgcgtctttcttttcctgcgCGGTCTTGAAAAGACCATCGCAGATAGCCATGAGGCCTTTGAAGGTCTTCAGGGCTCGTTCTCGATTCTCAAACATGCCCAGGGTTACTAGCTCAGCATCAGATGCAAGAGCATCGAGCTTTAGTAGTTTGTTGTCACCAATATAGCGCTGACTGAGAATGCCCTGCAGCTTTGAGCGTAGCTCTATAGTCTCTGGCGATTCCGTCGCCTTGTTGGGAGGCGCAAAATCCTCGTTAGattccaccacctccagctGAGTACCAGCAAAAGTAAATGTGTTGAGCTTGAGAAATTCTTCCGCATCCTCCTTGCTCGCTCCAACGAATACGTAATCTCCAGCTCTATGTGACTGTGGCGGGTTAGCAGCtaataaaagagagaggatTTCAACCTTGAGCGCTGGGGCGAAATAAAATTTGACGCGAAGAATCTCCCCGGAGATATTTGTCTTCCAGTCGCCATTCGAGCAGCTGAGACGTCGTTTGATGTTGGCACCCCTGCTTTCTCGTCAATGATGAACTTACTTTTCTGATCGTCAGGTGTCGTCTTCGTCCGgttgaaaaggaagaggctTTCCTCTCCATGAAGCTAAGCAGGTCAGAGAGACCCCCATCCGGGTTAGACGcggctttgctttgtttaAGGCCGCGGACCCTCAGCCAGGTAAGTCCTTCAATATGGCCTCCTCTTGATCTGGTTGGTCTTGAAACCCGAGCCG is part of the Trichoderma atroviride chromosome 1, complete sequence genome and encodes:
- a CDS encoding uncharacterized protein (BUSCO:EOG092D34V3); translation: MAPRGKNQPTREGRNPLGSKSSSRGGIQKRRGPIKTDNDGDLDMDAPSKRLNRGSTNETRGRGRPSGRGPQPSRGAAKVAQIVMKQLGSGNPSDLSARVSRPTRSRGGHIEGLTWLRVRGLKQSKAASNPDGGLSDLLSFMERKASSFSTGRRRHLTIRKSHRAGDYVFVGASKEDAEEFLKLNTFTFAGTQLEVVESNEDFAPPNKATESPETIELRSKLQGILSQRYIGDNKLLKLDALASDAELVTLGMFENRERALKTFKGLMAICDGLFKTAQEKKDAIESISLANNSIDDVIQVESVASSFPHLKNLDMSGNQITNMEGLKRWKGTFKELETLYTTGNPIEATDANFQATLLEWFPKLRIINGIELRTAQQIAEQEAARQPKPIPQSGPDFRDVNGIGEQFLLDFFAAYDSNREALTSRLYDAGSQFSLAVDAISVRDPNAPPPLPWAAYIKSSRNLQKITTLHARSQRLVKGANAIYNLWKDLPMTKHPNMKDELSKYIMDCHPLPGLADPTGQSQLGVDGLIIAVHGEFEEYDQKSGLSGKRSFSRTFVLAPGISGSAQIRVVSDMLSLRAFSPLPNVFVAPSSAPTDTANQHQAMIAELSKQTGMVPQYSEMCLSQVEWDFGKALVIFNEKKSQLPPEAFATAT
- a CDS encoding uncharacterized protein (EggNog:ENOG41~TransMembrane:1 (o415-438i)) — translated: MSLPKPPSSLDGSCSVIYDNTLYSYSPQGFLSLSLESGAEWKKLPEGVAVTGGACVETNPNDAANAALFIVGGTGAGDYNGLQKYTFSTGNWTTITPSVPVTQNRLHHGATYIQADDVILVYAGSQDGSTGPSSQTFTIQASEPYAARSFQSSATPAISPFLTSWTNSDAAMMSGDGVDGNIYWFNPQAGWRYSGAGLSKPLNTASGSVTAALISGDDGSKSLYTFDLSQSPNAVTRTIVQDAAGNPLPSSAPIAARSIEQRELTLGNWPDYNSTLAPTTTRTNFAVAQAPDGTVVFSGGNDQVPLAIFNADKNGWVDAKALLDDQQISIQDISSSSTTTTASKTKTTSSTRHTSTTHSTSTATTDSPSTTGSFTGSFTGTATGTAAAGVSDLSVPALPTGSGSASDDSGPSSNAILGITLGTIAGFLALLGLILLLLRCRRRQQLHPETGKPKTPPINEKNNAVFAQSTFAKGTLPPQVTKQFQGHQHTASSESTSSMAILMGRVGQHKPRKLSNDFKSQISKPILQPQQAPILSVSDEKGDPFDDSAAELRPQEGLAGADDGTRRSSGWNKYWSGGSALNILGYGASQPPAQAQAPAPAAPAQVSAQRATVVSDRSSHYSQSHYSQAPTTRNARATQDSATVPPLNFEAPPGMNRVNTGSPVVSSYPDIPWKEGMAGKIERPVSAVSALSATSSGYSSGIPESIQESWDPTHAGKSWGANRAPSSAYAPSIVSSAQPQGLGVSKQPKLATASTSNDMSWLNLGENSRV